One Thomasclavelia spiroformis DSM 1552 DNA window includes the following coding sequences:
- the mnmE gene encoding tRNA uridine-5-carboxymethylaminomethyl(34) synthesis GTPase MnmE, which yields MNEYIIVAVATSRLEAAISIIRISGPESIAFVQKFFTGKIIDKESHTINYGYIIDDGKRIDEVLVNIYRGKKTFTGEEMVEINCHGGVYITKRVLEVCIKNGARIAERGEFSKRAFLNGRIDLSQAEAISDIISAKNSYASELALNGIRGNISNFIEDLKEDLIKIITQIEVNIDYPEYDDVEELTATSLLPESKVLLEKMNKILNDSKNIKLVKEGIKTVIIGKPNVGKSSLLNALLQEEKAIVTNIAGTTRDIVEGSISIDGIVLNMIDTAGIRETDDIIESMGVEKSKELINQADLVLLVIDGSLKLDQGDQELLELTNDSNRIIVLNKADQGIKVNLDGVVISAKDSDIGALTNKVKEMFELGKIIDNNDHILTNARQTMLLQKASQALNQAVEAMKMLVPTDLIVTDLYECWNNLKEILGEKAKEDLLDELFKRFCIGK from the coding sequence TTGAACGAGTATATAATTGTTGCAGTTGCAACAAGTCGTTTAGAAGCTGCTATTTCAATTATAAGAATAAGTGGTCCAGAAAGTATAGCATTTGTTCAAAAATTTTTTACAGGAAAGATAATTGACAAAGAAAGTCATACAATAAATTATGGGTATATTATTGATGATGGAAAAAGAATTGATGAAGTATTAGTAAATATATATCGTGGAAAGAAAACTTTTACAGGTGAAGAAATGGTAGAAATAAATTGTCATGGTGGCGTGTATATTACTAAACGAGTTTTAGAAGTATGTATAAAAAATGGTGCAAGAATAGCTGAACGTGGTGAATTTAGTAAACGAGCATTTTTAAATGGAAGAATTGATTTATCTCAAGCAGAAGCTATTAGTGATATTATTAGTGCTAAAAATAGTTATGCAAGTGAATTAGCATTAAATGGAATTAGAGGAAATATTAGTAATTTTATTGAAGATTTAAAAGAAGATTTAATTAAAATAATAACACAAATAGAAGTTAATATTGATTATCCTGAATATGATGATGTTGAAGAATTAACAGCAACTTCTTTATTACCAGAAAGTAAGGTTCTTTTAGAAAAAATGAATAAAATATTAAACGATTCGAAGAATATTAAATTAGTAAAAGAAGGAATCAAAACGGTCATAATTGGAAAACCAAATGTTGGTAAAAGTAGTTTGTTAAATGCTTTATTACAAGAAGAAAAAGCAATTGTTACAAATATTGCTGGAACTACTAGAGATATTGTTGAAGGTAGTATTAGTATAGATGGTATTGTTTTAAATATGATTGATACTGCAGGAATTCGTGAAACTGATGATATCATTGAAAGTATGGGTGTTGAAAAATCTAAAGAATTGATCAATCAAGCTGATTTGGTTTTATTAGTTATTGATGGTTCTTTAAAATTGGATCAAGGAGATCAAGAATTATTAGAACTTACAAATGATTCTAATCGAATTATTGTTTTAAATAAAGCAGATCAAGGAATTAAAGTTAATTTAGATGGAGTAGTAATCAGTGCTAAAGATAGTGATATTGGAGCATTGACTAATAAAGTAAAAGAAATGTTTGAATTAGGAAAAATTATTGATAATAATGATCACATATTAACTAATGCTCGTCAGACAATGTTACTTCAAAAAGCTAGTCAAGCTTTAAATCAAGCAGTAGAAGCAATGAAGATGTTAGTACCAACTGATTTAATTGTTACAGATTTATATGAATGTTGGAATAATTTAAAAGAAATATTAGGA
- a CDS encoding Gfo/Idh/MocA family protein → MKLGIIGSGMIVNDLLSFVESIKNIELVAILGREKSRTKIEKIIDQYHIKKAYYDYDKLLNDSQIDTIYIALPNHLHYEYTKKALLHNKHVICEKPFTSNITELDELIKIAKQQNCLLFEAITNQYLPTYQDIKNKLNEIGKIGIISSNYSQYSSRYDAFKRGEILPVFDVNQSGGALMDLNIYNIHFVVGLFGKPKNVHYFANIERGIDTSGIVVLEYDSLKAICIGAKDCDAPITSTIQGDLGCIKIEGPTSTLADVSLIKNKEKYVIDSLDKHRMYSEFKCFSEYIDNKNYEVCDKMLKHSRIVMDVLTKARKSANIVFGCEK, encoded by the coding sequence ATGAAATTAGGAATTATTGGTAGTGGCATGATTGTCAATGATTTATTATCTTTTGTTGAAAGTATTAAAAATATTGAGTTAGTTGCTATTTTAGGTAGAGAAAAATCAAGGACGAAAATTGAAAAAATTATCGATCAATATCATATAAAAAAAGCTTATTATGATTATGACAAATTATTAAATGATTCACAAATTGATACAATTTATATTGCTTTACCTAATCATCTTCATTATGAATATACAAAAAAAGCATTATTACATAATAAACATGTAATTTGTGAAAAACCTTTTACTTCTAATATAACTGAATTAGATGAATTAATTAAAATAGCAAAACAACAAAATTGTCTTCTTTTTGAAGCAATTACTAATCAATATCTTCCTACTTATCAAGATATAAAAAATAAATTAAATGAAATTGGAAAAATAGGTATTATCTCATCTAATTATTCACAATATTCATCTCGTTATGATGCATTTAAACGTGGTGAAATATTACCAGTTTTTGATGTTAATCAATCTGGTGGAGCTTTAATGGATTTGAATATTTACAACATTCATTTTGTAGTAGGTTTATTTGGTAAACCTAAAAATGTGCATTATTTTGCTAACATTGAACGAGGAATTGATACTTCTGGTATTGTTGTTTTAGAGTATGACTCTTTAAAAGCAATTTGTATTGGAGCTAAGGATTGTGATGCTCCTATCACTTCAACTATTCAAGGAGATCTTGGATGTATTAAAATTGAAGGTCCAACTAGTACTTTAGCAGATGTTAGTCTTATTAAAAATAAAGAAAAATATGTTATTGATTCATTAGATAAACATCGTATGTACTCTGAATTTAAATGTTTTAGTGAATATATTGATAACAAAAATTATGAAGTGTGTGATAAAATGCTTAAACATTCAAGAATTGTTATGGATGTTTTAACAAAAGCTAGAAAAAGCGCCAACATTGTTTTTGGATGTGAAAAATAA
- a CDS encoding transposase family protein — protein MNKELLQLFDIKDDDVEFFTVDNKELNYEINIIFKPSRKYCPNCGSIHFINKGNKKRSLVSAPINDKPVKMITYVKRYKCLDCDFSFSDINPIAYDAWSFTRTAIISILNKLKPYNTTYASIARMYGVSSTRIMDIFDTFVRIKKHTLPRVLLIDKFHFFRSTKYKYPSILMNF, from the coding sequence ATGAATAAAGAATTATTACAATTATTTGATATTAAAGATGATGATGTTGAATTCTTTACTGTTGACAATAAAGAATTGAATTACGAAATCAACATTATATTTAAACCATCTAGAAAATATTGTCCTAACTGTGGCAGCATACATTTCATTAATAAAGGTAATAAAAAAAGATCACTGGTGTCTGCACCCATAAATGATAAACCTGTTAAAATGATTACTTATGTCAAAAGATATAAATGTTTAGACTGCGATTTTTCATTCTCAGATATAAATCCAATAGCATATGATGCCTGGTCATTTACACGAACAGCTATTATTTCCATTCTGAATAAGCTAAAACCTTACAATACTACTTATGCTTCAATAGCTAGAATGTATGGTGTATCTTCTACTAGAATCATGGATATATTTGATACATTCGTAAGAATCAAAAAACATACTTTACCTAGAGTTTTACTGATTGATAAATTCCATTTTTTTAGAAGTACTAAATATAAATATCCTTCAATTCTTATGAACTTTTAA
- a CDS encoding transposase, whose protein sequence is MHFVFKPLLKTYFPKSTLLIDHFHVIRLINDRLNHTRKRIMRKYAQNKKSLEYRLLKHRYKILLKSGNYIDHEVFKYDKLLKHYVTENMILESLLSFDDELKQAYSAKEEYLIFDQVTKEEANNSDKRKEFNNVIKRFKHTQVEESISVAQILSSWKEEILNSFIWINNRRISNGPVEGKNNYIKKILSNANGMTNFQSARNRILYSQNKYETYSMNEHKNKIKRTGTPRGAYKKTKIVKTYK, encoded by the coding sequence ATGCATTTTGTATTTAAACCTCTGTTAAAGACATATTTTCCTAAATCGACCTTGCTGATTGATCATTTTCATGTAATCCGTTTAATAAATGATCGACTAAATCATACTCGAAAAAGAATCATGCGTAAATATGCACAAAACAAAAAATCACTGGAGTACAGATTATTAAAGCATCGATATAAAATATTACTCAAATCTGGAAACTATATAGACCATGAAGTATTTAAATACGATAAGCTGTTAAAACATTATGTAACAGAGAATATGATACTTGAAAGTTTATTAAGCTTTGATGATGAGCTCAAACAGGCATATAGCGCTAAAGAAGAATATCTCATATTTGATCAGGTTACAAAGGAAGAAGCTAATAATAGCGATAAAAGAAAAGAATTTAATAACGTGATAAAAAGATTTAAACATACACAAGTTGAAGAAAGTATCAGTGTTGCACAGATACTAAGCAGCTGGAAGGAAGAAATACTAAATTCGTTTATCTGGATAAACAATAGACGTATATCTAATGGACCAGTTGAAGGTAAAAACAATTACATAAAAAAGATATTATCTAATGCAAATGGTATGACTAATTTTCAAAGTGCAAGAAACAGAATTTTATACTCTCAAAACAAATATGAAACATATTCTATGAATGAACACAAAAACAAAATTAAACGTACAGGTACCCCCAGAGGAGCCTATAAGAAAACAAAAATAGTAAAAACATATAAATAA